In Leucoraja erinacea ecotype New England unplaced genomic scaffold, Leri_hhj_1 Leri_1132S, whole genome shotgun sequence, the sequence GCAGCTCCCCCCCTCAGTGCAGGCAGTAAATGAGCAGCGACCCACAGAGCGAAGCGCAAAGTCCAAATCACCAAATCAGCTGTGGATGCGCCCATtgttcaccccacccccccccccccccaacagcagaaaccccgccaacatgtcccgctCTCCACCGACGCTCCTGTACCGGCGGCGGCGACGGCACACGGCGGCCCtgggggagacagacagacagacagacagacagacagacagacagacagacagacagacagacagacagacagacagacagacagacagacaggcagacagacagacagacagacagacggacagacagacagacagacagacagagagttgGTTACAGAGCGACACAAGCCCGTCCGTGTAGCAGTAGTACTGACCCCCGCCCCCTGCCGGCAATACAACCCCCCAGCACcacaggacagtacagcacaacaacaggcccttcggcccacactgtctgtgccgaccatgctgcCAACACCAACTATCTGTCTGCGAGTCACCCTCCCCCCCGCATGTCAACGTGTCCATCCACAAGTCTCTTTAATGTCACTGTTGCGTCtgtgtcgccccccccccccccatcccctcaatTATCAGCAATAAAACCACCCCCCACCCGGgattaaatgcccccccccccggaataCCCACCCCTCCCCCGCTGGAtataataccccccccccccccccccacacacacacacacaccgccggcataacccccccccccccaccacaccacatacacacacggtAGCCCCTCCCCACGCAACGGGGCATTAaacccacagctcccccgccGGGAATACCCCCCCACcgggaaccccccccccaccgggaaTGAtacccacttccccctcccctccctccagcagaatAAACGCCACCCCCACAGGGTTTGCGGGGGGTCCCAGTTCCTACCTCAGGCTGGATCAGAGGAGTTTGATGAGTTTTCCCCGCGCTCCGAGGCTGCGGAGGGAAGGAGCGACGTTACACGTCAACTGGCGACGCCGTGGGTGCAGTGAGGCGCGGACAGAcggacacgcgcacacacacgagcACGGGGACACAGGGACTCGCACGGACACGTACACGTGGCGGGGACGCGCACAGACGGTCACAGCGCAGACACGTGGACAGATACGCAAGGGTCACACTGACGCGCACAAAAATACACGGGCACACACGGACACGAGCAGGAGCACACGGACacgcgcacagacacacacggacacgcgcagacacacacggacacgagCAGGAGCACACGGACACGCGCACAGACACACATGGGCATGCGCACAGACACACATGGGCATgcgcagacacagacacagtacTTACTCTTGGTGGCATTGTAGCCGCTCTTCCCCGCTGTAAAACACAGAGACAGTTGTCAACCCTCAGCTCTCAACCCAATCACACAGCGGACACGGGTTGGGCTGTGACCGGGAAGAGTGGTACAAGAGCTGGGCCCGGCTCCCACACTGGCCTCCACCCCCACATcccatcgccccccccccacaccggcccccacaccccccccggccccctcccccccccccccccacaccgccccccccccccccacaccggcccccacccccacaccggcccccaaccccacaccggctcccaccccccacccacaccggcccccaccccacaccggcccccaccccacaccggcccccaccccacaccgcccccccccccccacccacaccggcccccacccccacaccggcccccaccccacaccggctcccacccccccaccacacccccccccacacccacaccggctcccacacccacaccggcccccacacccacaccggctcccacacccacacccacccacacccacaccaccccccccccccccccacaccggctcCGACGACACCCGCACAGAGAtgtcccggggggggggtgggggatatggcggggtgagggagagtgaggggagacgGGGGAAAGGTGTGAGGAGACACAgggtaggggatggagggggaggaggaggggagggacggGTCGGAGgcgatgaggagggagagagagatgggggagtgaggtgggagtgagggtggtgAGGACGGGAGAAGGTGAgatggagggggatggaggggatggaggggagagaggtggaggggatgggggagatggagggggagatggagtggagggggagatggagggggggggatggagtggaggtggagatggagggggagatggaggggagggtgagatggaggggagataggggaggggagatggagggggagatggggggggtgagatggagggggaggagtgtggggcaGATTGAGTTGTACTCGGTGTTTCCGCTGGGTCAGGCCACGGGGTGGAGGTGCCCGGAGGATGATGCAGACACATGCGGCGGGCGGGAGGTCACGTTGACCCGGGGCAGAGCTGCGGTTTGAGGGAGGAGGATTGGAGAAtaatcccccctcccccggggGCTGCAATGTGTTTGCGTTGCACGAGGGGTGGGGGAGCAGAGACTCTCAGCCCGATGGATGTCCGGCCCGAGCTGCCATGCAGAGAACCAACGGCCAAGAGCCGGCAAATGGGTGCAATGTCCACGGGCCCCTGACGGGCagacacggacacggtgggccgaagggcctgatactGTGTTGTCTGGACCCCCCGTGTGCTCCTACCCCCGCGTGGCAGAAGGGGGCGGGCGGAGAGAGGTTGAGACGGGGGTCTGGGGAGGGAGCGGGGAGGAGACGGGAGACAGAGGGAACAACGTGACGTCTTGTATCAGAAGAGGcgggggtcgggggtcggggggtcggggggggggggggggggggttgaggagaggACGCCCCtccactgtctcccccccccactcctaccTTGTTTCTTCTTCCAGTAGAGGACTCCCCCCACGACAGCGGCCACCACCAGCACCAGGACAACGAGCACCAGGACAATGGTCTTCACGGTGCTGCCCGACTTGCGGACTGTCCCAGATTCACAAACACAGGCGGTTGAGAGACAGAGACCGGGTCACGCatacccctcttcccccccaatCATCCTTCCCCTAGTctcactcacccccctccccttctcaccccccctctctctcccgagGCGCTTCCCTCCTCATCCACATGCCCTGAGCGCTACCCCACTCCTCCTCACCAACTCTCCCGCCCTCCCCcatcgcatcccccccccccccccctccaatctcccgctctcccccttccctcacccagTCCTCTATTCCCTAACCCTCCCCTTTGCTCTCTccgatctccctccccccccccccccccccccccccacccccccccgcccgcacTCACCCAGGAAGACCTCGAGGGGCTCGGACAGCCCCGGGTGCTCCACACGACAGGAGAGCGGGGCGGTGTCCCCGGACTCCACGTGGGCCCAGCGGCGCTGCTGGAAGGTGCCGTCGTGGTTGGGCAGCGTCCCGTGGGAGCGGCTCTCATCCAGGACCAGGCCGTCCCGCACCAGGTTCACCTCGATGGAGCGCGGGTAGAAGCCCGTGGTGAAACACCACACGCGGCTCCCATCCCCCGACAGGAAGATGCTCACCTCCGGCTGAACTGTGGGGAGAGgctcagtgaggggggggggacagtgaggggggaaagggggggcagtgaggggaggGGTAGTGAGGGGGGAAAGTGAGGGGCGGGACAGCgagggggtcagtgagggggggggggggacagtgaggggggacagtgtgaggggggacagtgaggagggggacagtgaggggggcagtgagggggcagtgaggggggggcagtgagggggggacagtgagggcgggacagtgagggggtgtcagtgagggggggaagtgaggggggaacacagtgaggggggacagtgagggggggacagtgaggggggggcagtgagggggggacagtgacggggggacagtgaggtggggacagtgaggggggacagtgagggggacagtgagggggggacagtgagggggacagtgaggggggggacagtgaggggggggacagtgagggggggcagtgaggggggggagtgaggggggacagtgagggggaagtgggggacagtgaggggggacagtgaggggggggacagtgaggggggacagtgaggggggacagtgagggggggacagtgagggggggacagtgaggggggacagtgagggggggacagtgaggggggacagtgaggggggacagtgaggggggacagtgaggggggggaagtgagggggggacagtgagggggggacagtgaggggggacagtgagggggggacagtgagggggggcagtgaggggggacagtgaggggggccagtgagggggggacagtgaggggggggacagtgagggggggcagtgagggggggacagtgagggggggacagtgaggggggcagtgagggggggggacagtgagggggggacagtgagggggggcagtgaggggggggacagtgagggggggcaagtgggggggggacagtgaggggtgagtgagggggggacagtgagggggggacagtgaggggggggcagtgaggggggggagtgagggggcagtgaggggggacagtgagggggggtgagggggagtgagggggggacagtgaggggggacagtgagggggggacagtgagggggggcagtgtgaggggggacagtgaggggggacagtgaggggggcagtgagggggggacagtgaggggggcagtgaggggggacagtggggggggacagtgaggggggaagtgagtgagggggaggggggggacagtgggggacagtgaggggggacagtgagggggggacagtgagggggggacagtgagggggggacagtgaggggggacagtgagggggggacagtgaggggggacagtgagggggacagtgaggggggcagtgagggggggtgagtgagggggggacagtgaggggggacagtgagtggggggggacagtgagggggggacagtgaggg encodes:
- the LOC129715353 gene encoding BOLA class I histocompatibility antigen, alpha chain BL3-6-like; translation: LTEPLPTVQPEVSIFLSGDGSRVWCFTTGFYPRSIEVNLVRDGLVLDESRSHGTLPNHDGTFQQRRWAHVESGDTAPLSCRVEHPGLSEPLEVFLVRKSGSTVKTIVLVLVVLVLVVAAVVGGVLYWKKKQAGKSGYNATKTSERGENSSNSSDPA